From the genome of Methylomonas sp. UP202, one region includes:
- the sbcD gene encoding exonuclease subunit SbcD yields MKILHTSDWHLGHSLKGFDRHFEHQCFLDWLLVQLREQDVDALLVTGDIFDNANPSAAAQKQLYRFLQAAREAAPHLRVVMIAGNHDSPGRLEASSPLLDLFDTTVVGQTGRNGAGEIDLDALIVPLHVLSQI; encoded by the coding sequence ATGAAAATTCTCCACACCTCCGATTGGCATTTAGGCCATTCGCTCAAAGGCTTTGACCGACATTTTGAACACCAATGCTTTCTCGATTGGCTACTCGTGCAACTGCGCGAGCAAGACGTCGATGCGTTGCTGGTGACTGGCGACATTTTCGATAACGCCAACCCGTCGGCGGCGGCACAGAAGCAGTTATACCGGTTTCTGCAGGCGGCACGCGAAGCGGCGCCTCACTTGCGGGTGGTGATGATTGCCGGCAATCATGATTCGCCCGGTCGCTTGGAAGCGTCTTCTCCGTTATTGGATTTATTCGACACCACGGTGGTGGGCCAAACGGGACGTAATGGCGCAGGCGAAATTGATCTGGATGCGTTAATCGTGCCCTTGCATGTTTTATCTCAAATTTAA
- the tnpA gene encoding IS200/IS605 family transposase, with product MDENESLSHSKWECKYHVVFIPKCRRRTLYRALRKHLGEVFRRLASQKESRILEGHLMPDHVHMLISIPSKYAVSQVIGYIKGKSAIHLARVYGEKKRNFVGQHFWARGYFVSTVGRDERMIREYIRHQEQEDQRIEQMNLWQ from the coding sequence ATGGACGAGAACGAAAGCTTAAGCCACTCGAAATGGGAGTGCAAATATCACGTTGTGTTTATTCCCAAGTGCCGTCGCCGAACGCTGTATAGGGCGTTGCGCAAGCATTTGGGCGAGGTGTTTCGAAGGTTAGCGAGCCAGAAAGAAAGCCGAATATTGGAAGGGCATTTGATGCCGGATCATGTGCATATGTTGATATCGATTCCATCGAAATATGCGGTGTCGCAGGTGATTGGCTACATCAAAGGGAAGAGTGCGATTCACTTGGCCCGTGTTTATGGTGAAAAGAAGCGTAACTTTGTCGGTCAACATTTCTGGGCGCGAGGGTATTTTGTTTCGACGGTGGGCCGGGACGAAAGGATGATACGGGAGTATATCCGTCATCAAGAACAGGAAGACCAACGAATCGAACAAATGAACCTTTGGCAATGA
- a CDS encoding M20 aminoacylase family protein: MSENLPPLASTVPEGAIPEIVAALDRIQSWRRDIHAHPELCFEERRTAELVAAKLSEWGIPVYRGLGKTGVVGVLQSGSGDSAIGLRADMDALPMQELNGFAHASQYPGKMHACGHDGHTAMLLAAAEYLARHRDFDGTVYLIFQPAEEGGGGADAMIKDGLFERFPMRAVFGMHNWPGLAVGEFAVGAGPVMASMSRFKVVVHGKGCHAAMPHLGLDPVPVAAQLITAFQTILTRNANPLDSGVISVTMLNAGEATNIIADRCELAGTVRTFSADLLDLIEARMAQLVEHTCLAHGMTSDFEFQRLYPATVNEPGAVEQARQVMIDMVGQQRVLPQVPTMGAEDFAFMLQVLPGCYCFLGNGDGDHRSAGHGAGPCTLHNASYDFNDDILALGASYWVRLAQAQLG, encoded by the coding sequence ATGAGCGAAAATCTTCCGCCGTTAGCCAGCACCGTTCCGGAAGGGGCGATTCCCGAGATCGTCGCTGCGTTGGACCGGATTCAGAGTTGGCGCCGCGACATTCACGCCCACCCGGAATTGTGTTTCGAGGAGAGGCGTACCGCCGAGCTGGTGGCGGCCAAGTTGAGTGAATGGGGCATTCCGGTGTATCGGGGCTTGGGCAAGACCGGTGTGGTCGGCGTTCTCCAATCGGGCAGCGGCGATAGTGCGATCGGCCTGCGGGCCGACATGGATGCTCTGCCGATGCAAGAGCTCAATGGCTTTGCCCACGCCTCGCAATATCCAGGCAAGATGCACGCCTGCGGCCACGACGGCCATACTGCGATGTTGCTGGCCGCCGCGGAATATCTGGCGCGGCACCGCGATTTCGACGGCACCGTCTATCTGATTTTTCAGCCCGCCGAAGAAGGCGGCGGCGGTGCCGATGCGATGATCAAGGACGGTTTGTTCGAACGCTTTCCAATGCGGGCGGTGTTCGGCATGCACAATTGGCCGGGTTTGGCGGTCGGCGAGTTCGCGGTCGGCGCGGGTCCGGTAATGGCGTCGATGAGCCGCTTTAAAGTCGTGGTGCACGGTAAGGGCTGCCACGCGGCGATGCCGCATTTGGGGCTGGACCCGGTGCCGGTCGCGGCCCAGTTGATTACCGCCTTCCAGACCATACTGACCCGCAACGCCAACCCGCTCGACAGCGGAGTGATTTCGGTGACGATGTTGAACGCCGGCGAGGCCACTAACATCATTGCCGATCGTTGCGAACTGGCTGGTACGGTCAGGACTTTTTCCGCCGACTTGCTGGACTTGATCGAGGCGCGGATGGCGCAATTGGTTGAGCATACTTGTTTGGCCCACGGCATGACCAGCGACTTCGAATTTCAGCGGCTGTATCCCGCCACGGTCAATGAGCCGGGCGCGGTCGAGCAAGCCAGACAAGTCATGATTGATATGGTCGGCCAGCAGCGGGTGTTGCCGCAGGTGCCGACGATGGGCGCTGAAGACTTTGCCTTCATGTTGCAAGTCTTGCCCGGTTGCTATTGCTTTCTGGGTAACGGCGACGGCGATCATCGCAGCGCCGGTCACGGCGCGGGACCTTGCACGCTGCACAACGCCAGTTACGATTTCAACGACGACATACTCGCGCTGGGCGCCAGTTATTGGGTTAGGCTGGCGCAGGCGCAATTGGGCTGA
- a CDS encoding SDR family oxidoreductase has product MQTVLITGANRGLGLEFCRQYSAAGWWVLAVCRCPDDAEALLTLAADSDRVKVLAADIADFGQIDALAAELRGTPIDVLLNNAGVYGDRSGHGFGNLDYSTWLDTLTINTLAPVKLAEALLPNLQAGQRKLIVTVSSLMGSMTDNTSGGSILYRSSKAGVNAAMKSLSIDLAPQGIGVLILHPGWVRTDMGGPNALIDAHESVSGMINVIDGYTPAQSGSFLRFGDGKVMPW; this is encoded by the coding sequence ATGCAAACCGTGTTGATTACCGGTGCCAATCGCGGCTTGGGATTGGAGTTTTGTAGACAGTATTCGGCGGCCGGTTGGTGGGTGCTGGCGGTTTGCCGATGCCCTGACGATGCTGAGGCACTATTGACGCTGGCAGCCGATTCGGATCGAGTGAAAGTGCTGGCGGCCGACATCGCGGACTTTGGGCAAATCGACGCGTTGGCCGCCGAACTACGTGGCACGCCGATTGATGTATTGTTGAACAATGCCGGCGTCTACGGCGACCGAAGCGGCCATGGATTCGGCAATCTGGATTATTCCACCTGGCTCGATACATTGACGATCAACACGCTGGCGCCGGTCAAATTGGCCGAGGCGCTGTTGCCCAATCTGCAAGCGGGACAGCGCAAACTGATCGTCACGGTCAGCAGTCTGATGGGCAGCATGACTGACAACACCAGCGGCGGCAGTATTTTGTACCGCTCCAGCAAGGCCGGCGTCAACGCGGCGATGAAAAGCTTGTCGATCGACTTGGCGCCGCAAGGTATCGGTGTGTTGATTCTACATCCGGGATGGGTCAGAACCGATATGGGCGGACCAAACGCATTGATCGATGCGCACGAAAGCGTTTCCGGCATGATCAACGTTATCGACGGATACACGCCAGCCCAATCCGGTAGCTTTCTGCGTTTTGGCGATGGCAAGGTCATGCCTTGGTAA